A genomic window from Pseudomonadota bacterium includes:
- a CDS encoding IS3 family transposase (programmed frameshift), with product MANKRRRYSAATKARVAIEALRERKTVAQIGSQFQCGSTNVSKWKQVAVQRLAELFESTRSPGDDKLTESLYEQIGRLQMELAWLKKNAESSAIDAKRAAVDRGSQISIARQCELLGLNRSSLYYAPAVESQLNLDLMRRIDEQYTKTPFYGSRRTVEWLRRQGYEVNRKRVQRLMRQMGIEAIYPRPNTSRPDEQHQVYPYLLRGVAIVRPNQVWATDITYIRLRGGFVYLVAILDWFSRYVVAWELSNTLDRSFCIAALEAALSQATPEIFNTDQGCQFTSTDFTGRLKDAGIQISMDGRGRAFDNIFTERLWRTVKYEEVYINDYADVPDAYDKLGRYWGFYNTERAHQSLAYRTPHEVHFGSGGV from the exons ATGGCAAACAAACGACGGCGATACAGTGCGGCGACGAAAGCCCGCGTAGCGATCGAGGCCCTCAGGGAACGCAAGACGGTAGCGCAGATAGGCAGCCAGTTTCAGTGCGGTTCCACGAACGTGAGCAAGTGGAAGCAGGTGGCGGTCCAGCGCCTGGCGGAGCTGTTCGAGTCGACTCGATCGCCGGGCGACGACAAGCTGACCGAGTCGCTCTACGAGCAGATCGGACGGCTCCAGATGGAGCTGGCGTGGCTAAAAAAAAAT GCGGAGTCTTCGGCGATTGATGCCAAGCGGGCCGCTGTGGATCGGGGCAGCCAGATCAGTATCGCGCGCCAGTGCGAGCTGCTGGGACTCAATCGCTCGAGCCTTTACTACGCCCCGGCCGTGGAGAGCCAGTTGAACCTCGATCTCATGCGGAGAATCGACGAGCAGTATACGAAGACGCCGTTCTACGGCTCGCGGCGCACCGTCGAGTGGCTGCGGCGCCAAGGGTACGAGGTCAATCGCAAACGCGTCCAACGACTGATGCGACAGATGGGAATCGAGGCGATCTATCCGCGGCCGAACACGAGTCGGCCCGACGAGCAACACCAGGTGTATCCGTACCTTCTGCGCGGTGTGGCCATCGTGCGCCCAAATCAGGTGTGGGCCACTGATATCACGTATATCCGCCTGAGAGGCGGCTTCGTGTACTTGGTGGCGATTCTAGATTGGTTCTCTCGGTACGTGGTTGCTTGGGAACTATCGAACACGCTCGATCGGTCGTTTTGCATCGCCGCACTTGAGGCGGCGCTGTCGCAGGCGACGCCGGAGATTTTCAACACGGATCAGGGCTGCCAGTTCACCAGCACGGACTTCACGGGGCGGCTGAAGGACGCCGGGATTCAGATCAGCATGGACGGTCGCGGACGCGCTTTCGACAACATCTTCACCGAGAGGTTGTGGCGCACGGTCAAGTATGAGGAGGTCTACATCAACGACTACGCGGATGTCCCCGACGCCTACGACAAGCTGGGGCGGTACTGGGGTTTCTACAACACAGAGCGTGCTCACCAGTCGCTCGCATACCGGACCCCGCACGAGGTCCACTTCGGCAGCGGAGGCGTCTGA
- a CDS encoding IS1380 family transposase, whose translation MKHSDKPSIIFPDLLTKPATVAFDEPATTSDGGALLLRALDAGLGFVDRLASKVLDGRQASKVIHQQIDLFRQRVYGIACGYADCNDADRVSDDPMQKALLERDPLGDESLASQATLSRFENGVRIVELYKMGMELMEFVIERHLKRLGPRKVKLITIDMDPTEDKTHGAQQLSMFNGHYGAHCYLPQLAFLTFNEEPEQYLFAAVLRSGLASAHDGALGILKRVLPRLRESFPKARIVVRLDGGFATPKLFEFLEKQKRVKYLVAFASNPVVLREIEPIMEYVRAMSELSGETERLFGETQYAAKSWKQERRLIMKA comes from the coding sequence GTGAAACATTCTGACAAACCGTCTATTATTTTTCCAGACCTGCTTACCAAGCCTGCTACGGTCGCCTTCGACGAGCCCGCCACGACCTCGGATGGCGGGGCCTTGTTGCTGCGTGCGCTGGATGCTGGGTTGGGCTTCGTTGACCGGCTGGCATCCAAGGTCCTTGATGGTAGGCAAGCCAGCAAGGTCATCCATCAGCAGATCGACCTGTTCCGTCAGCGGGTGTACGGCATCGCCTGTGGCTACGCGGACTGCAACGACGCGGATCGCGTCAGCGACGACCCAATGCAGAAGGCATTGCTAGAGCGTGATCCTCTTGGCGATGAGAGCTTGGCGTCGCAGGCAACACTGAGTCGTTTCGAGAACGGCGTGCGTATCGTGGAGCTCTACAAGATGGGGATGGAGTTGATGGAGTTCGTGATCGAGCGACACTTGAAGAGGTTGGGTCCTCGGAAGGTGAAGCTCATCACCATCGACATGGATCCGACGGAGGACAAGACGCACGGGGCACAGCAGCTCAGCATGTTCAACGGTCACTATGGGGCTCATTGTTACCTGCCCCAGCTGGCGTTCCTTACCTTCAACGAGGAGCCAGAGCAGTATCTGTTCGCAGCGGTGTTGCGTTCGGGGCTGGCTTCCGCGCACGACGGGGCGCTCGGCATCTTGAAGCGCGTGCTACCTCGCTTGCGCGAGAGCTTTCCGAAGGCTCGCATCGTTGTTCGGCTCGATGGTGGGTTTGCTACACCCAAGCTGTTTGAGTTCCTGGAGAAGCAGAAACGCGTGAAGTATCTCGTGGCTTTTGCTAGCAATCCAGTCGTTCTACGCGAAATTGAGCCGATAATGGAGTACGTCCGAGCAATGTCGGAACTGAGCGGCGAAACGGAGCGCCTATTCGGCGAGACGCAGTACGCGGCGAAGTCGTGGAAGCAGGAGCGACGGCTCATCATGAAAGCTTGA